The Rhizobiaceae bacterium genome contains the following window.
AGAAGTACCTCGCCGAGGTTCTCGGCACCTTTTTGCTTGTCTTTATCGGCACGGCATCGGTCGTGCTCGGCGGTCTTGGAACCGCACTCCCACTTGCGCAGGGCTTCATCGGCCTTGCCTTCGGCATCGGCCTCATCGCGGCGGCCTATGCGATCGGGCCGATCTCCGGCGCGCATCTCAATCCGGCGGTGACCGCCGGAGTGTTCCTTGCGGGCCGCATGCCCGCCGGCGAGGTGGCAGGCTACATCGTCGCCCAGATCATCGGCGCGATCATCGCGACCCTTGTGCTGGTGATCATCTGCTCCGGCGCGGCGACGCCGGTGACGAATTTCGCGGCAAGCGGCTGGGATCCGGCGAAATGGAGCGTCGCTTCGGTTTTCCTCGTCGAACTGATCGCAACATTCGTCTTCGTCACCGTCATTCTTGGCGTCACGGCCACGAA
Protein-coding sequences here:
- a CDS encoding aquaporin; this encodes MKKYLAEVLGTFLLVFIGTASVVLGGLGTALPLAQGFIGLAFGIGLIAAAYAIGPISGAHLNPAVTAGVFLAGRMPAGEVAGYIVAQIIGAIIATLVLVIICSGAATPVTNFAASGWDPAKWSVASVFLVELIATFVFVTVILGVTATKHMTGFAGLVIGLTLAGLHFAFIPVSGNSLNPARSIGPALFTEGAMGQLWLYIVAPLIGGALAGVVAKMRVFEKE